From a region of the Vanessa atalanta chromosome 13, ilVanAtal1.2, whole genome shotgun sequence genome:
- the LOC125068530 gene encoding superoxide dismutase [Cu-Zn], chloroplastic-like: MCGLIYFYFVVIFHSAVLINGETREAVAHLMSEQVNGTIYFTETDNGLRVHGTITGLSTGRYGFHVHELGDISTCIATGAHFNPYDADHGGRDHTVRHVGDLGNVQFVGNTALIDFVDNIITLRGRNNILGRGLVLHEQEDDLGLGDHETSLTTGNAGPRIACGVIGIRSPSDWNSGISVNPSVLLLIIGLLFLIIE, from the coding sequence ATGTGCGgtcttatatacttttattttgtagttataTTCCATAGTGCAGTTCTAATCAATGGTGAAACCAGAGAGGCAGTAGCGCATTTGATGTCTGAACAAGTCAAtggaactatttattttacggaGACAGATAATGGACTTCGTGTTCATGGCACAATAACGGGATTAAGTACTGGACGGTATGGTTTTCACGTACATGAGCTAGGGGACATAAGTACGTGCATCGCAACGGGTGCGCACTTCAACCCTTACGATGCTGACCACGGCGGACGAGATCACACCGTGCGACACGTTGGCGATCTTGGAAATGTGCAGTTTGTAGGGAATACCGCATTAATCGACTTCGTGGACAATATCATAACCCTTCGAggtcgaaataatattttgggTCGTGGCTTGGTGCTTCACGAACAGGAAGACGACCTAGGTCTAGGTGACCATGAGACTTCCTTAACGACCGGAAACGCTGGTCCAAGAATAGCGTGCGGAGTAATAGGAATCCGATCACCATCCGATTGGAATTCCGGAATATCAGTTAATCCATCtgtattattacttattatcggtttgttgtttttgataattgaatga